Proteins found in one Campylobacter canadensis genomic segment:
- a CDS encoding homoserine dehydrogenase, translating to MKIALLGYGVVARGVAQLIEENKELIKQRIGEYIEISYVLVKSFKSDCPYKQSTDINEIINSDCDVVCELIGGVDSAYEYIKKALDKNKHIVTANKALLSKHKASIENSLKDGQYFGYEASVAGGIPIIKIIKEGLSANRFLSLKAILNGTSNFILTKMQNDNLNYDDALKMAQELGYAEANPYLDVSGFDAAHKLNILASLAYGVDAKEENLLVQGIENIDKLDFYFAKEFDYCIKLLAIAKENNGFLELRVHPTFISKDNILASVNYSKNAILIDDNALGDSLYYGAGAGGKQTASAILSDLMQINIRKNRKMLGYETKSNMAILQKENIVTKYYLRMKVLDKIGVLKEIASFMSDENISIDSLMQRANSKDEKNIFIITHKASEIAINKLISKLEKCSFIKDKINLIRIEE from the coding sequence ATGAAAATAGCGTTATTAGGTTATGGAGTTGTTGCAAGAGGGGTTGCACAATTAATTGAAGAAAACAAAGAATTAATTAAGCAAAGAATAGGCGAATATATTGAAATTTCTTATGTTTTAGTTAAAAGTTTTAAAAGCGATTGCCCTTACAAGCAAAGCACAGATATTAATGAAATTATAAATAGCGATTGCGATGTTGTGTGTGAATTAATAGGTGGAGTTGATAGTGCGTATGAATATATAAAAAAAGCATTAGATAAAAATAAGCATATTGTTACAGCTAACAAAGCCTTGCTTTCAAAACATAAAGCTAGTATTGAGAATTCTTTAAAAGACGGTCAATATTTTGGATATGAAGCCAGTGTTGCAGGTGGGATTCCTATAATTAAAATTATCAAAGAAGGACTTAGCGCAAATAGATTTTTAAGCCTTAAAGCTATTTTAAATGGAACTAGTAATTTTATTTTAACTAAAATGCAAAATGACAATTTAAATTACGACGATGCTTTAAAAATGGCACAAGAATTAGGCTACGCAGAAGCTAATCCGTATTTAGATGTAAGCGGTTTTGATGCTGCGCATAAGTTAAATATTTTAGCATCTTTAGCTTATGGAGTTGATGCAAAAGAAGAAAATTTATTAGTTCAAGGTATTGAAAATATAGATAAACTAGATTTTTATTTTGCAAAGGAATTTGATTATTGCATAAAATTATTAGCAATAGCAAAGGAAAACAATGGCTTTTTAGAATTAAGAGTGCATCCTACCTTTATTAGTAAAGATAATATTTTAGCTTCAGTAAATTATTCAAAAAACGCAATTTTAATTGATGATAATGCTTTAGGAGATAGTCTTTATTATGGTGCTGGTGCTGGTGGTAAGCAAACTGCTAGTGCTATTTTAAGCGATTTAATGCAAATTAATATAAGAAAAAATAGAAAAATGCTAGGTTATGAAACTAAAAGCAATATGGCTATTTTACAAAAAGAAAATATAGTTACAAAATATTATTTAAGAATGAAGGTTTTAGATAAAATAGGTGTTTTAAAAGAAATCGCAAGTTTTATGAGCGATGAAAACATAAGCATCGATTCATTAATGCAAAGAGCAAATTCTAAAGATGAAAAAAATATTTTTATTATTACTCATAAAGCTAGTGAAATAGCTATAAATAAGCTTATTTCTAAGTTAGAAAAATGTTCTTTTATTAAAGATAAAATAAATTTAATAAGAATTGAAGAGTAA
- a CDS encoding diguanylate cyclase domain-containing protein, with product MKSILRTLFLLAWIAVARFTCAAMLYNYNNDSAALTCTISGACYLLSMIALIVIKNKNLKKAKKENIIVEDNASLVRARYRFWYVFQLETLLINVIIVSNLGWGWGFDFYILALMPFYYLNARQFSKIIFFFPLVHLSIYFCLYFFTEHFYGQLGQFNIYIVNGIFAIIGIFILQFCIQLDKVIKYLNDENRKLYLERLVSNDTLTNTLSKYSFLDIVNIKFEYASDENDSSVIIAIFEITNLQNINEEYGNEYGNAILIDFSHIIKQNCINYEYLLSRWSGDEFLLFISDEDEDMAQNIINEIKKEVYRHYFINGIKLRLAVGVSKPYSLKHSITNIINEAYKDLTEQRKKIYKESYAARF from the coding sequence ATGAAATCAATTTTAAGAACATTATTTTTATTAGCTTGGATAGCGGTTGCTAGATTTACTTGTGCTGCTATGCTTTATAATTATAATAACGATAGTGCAGCACTTACTTGCACTATTTCAGGTGCTTGTTATTTACTTAGTATGATAGCCTTAATTGTTATAAAAAATAAAAATCTAAAAAAAGCAAAGAAAGAAAATATAATAGTAGAAGATAACGCTTCTTTAGTAAGGGCAAGATATAGATTTTGGTATGTTTTTCAGCTTGAGACTTTGCTAATAAATGTAATTATAGTAAGCAATTTAGGTTGGGGCTGGGGTTTTGATTTTTATATTTTAGCCTTAATGCCGTTTTATTATTTAAATGCTAGACAGTTTAGTAAGATTATATTCTTTTTTCCTTTAGTGCATTTATCTATTTATTTTTGTTTATATTTTTTTACAGAGCATTTTTACGGACAACTTGGGCAGTTTAATATTTATATTGTTAATGGTATTTTTGCAATTATTGGTATTTTTATTCTTCAATTTTGCATACAGCTTGATAAGGTTATTAAGTATTTAAATGATGAAAATAGAAAACTATATTTAGAGCGTTTAGTAAGCAATGATACTTTAACAAATACTTTAAGCAAATACTCATTTTTAGATATAGTAAATATTAAATTTGAATATGCCAGTGATGAAAACGATTCAAGTGTGATAATAGCTATTTTTGAAATTACAAATCTTCAAAATATAAACGAAGAATACGGTAACGAATACGGAAATGCAATATTAATAGATTTTTCACACATTATTAAGCAAAATTGTATAAATTATGAATATTTGTTATCTCGTTGGAGTGGAGATGAGTTTTTATTATTTATCAGTGATGAAGATGAAGATATGGCACAAAATATAATCAACGAAATTAAAAAAGAAGTTTATAGACATTATTTTATAAATGGTATTAAATTGCGTTTAGCGGTTGGTGTATCAAAGCCTTATAGCCTTAAACATTCAATTACAAATATTATAAATGAAGCTTATAAAGATTTAACAGAACAAAGAAAAAAAATATACAAGGAGAGTTATGCAGCAAGGTTTTAG
- a CDS encoding HP0495 family protein, whose amino-acid sequence MVNLNEIKQDVKIEYPCNWQYTVILDKGVDFSEFIKEFNLEKFSVTNSKESKNYKSYILTTKVQNEAQRLELFSLLGKKAKFVL is encoded by the coding sequence GTGGTCAATTTAAACGAGATTAAGCAAGATGTTAAAATAGAATATCCTTGCAATTGGCAATATACGGTTATTTTGGATAAAGGTGTTGATTTTTCTGAATTTATCAAAGAATTTAATTTAGAAAAATTTAGTGTAACAAATAGTAAAGAAAGTAAAAATTATAAAAGTTATATTTTAACAACAAAGGTGCAAAATGAAGCACAAAGATTAGAATTATTTTCTTTGCTTGGAAAAAAAGCCAAATTTGTTTTATAA
- the moaC gene encoding cyclic pyranopterin monophosphate synthase MoaC produces the protein MNFSHLNEKNKPIMVDVSTKQITKRLAIASGKITMNKEAYLAVINQSAKKGAVINTAIVAAIMGAKKTSDIIPMCHPLNLTKVEVDISANEKEYSFTLQASASLDGKTGVEMEALSAVSIGLLTMYDMLKAIDKTMIISDIKLLQKEGGKSGQFKRD, from the coding sequence ATGAATTTTTCACACTTAAATGAAAAAAATAAACCGATTATGGTAGATGTAAGTACCAAGCAAATAACTAAAAGACTAGCAATTGCTAGTGGTAAAATAACTATGAACAAAGAAGCTTATTTAGCTGTTATTAATCAAAGTGCTAAAAAAGGTGCTGTTATTAATACAGCCATTGTTGCGGCAATTATGGGTGCAAAAAAAACTAGTGATATAATACCAATGTGCCATCCGCTTAATTTAACTAAGGTAGAAGTTGATATTAGCGCTAATGAAAAAGAATATTCATTTACCTTACAAGCTAGTGCAAGTCTTGATGGTAAAACTGGAGTTGAGATGGAAGCTTTAAGTGCTGTTAGCATAGGCTTACTAACTATGTATGATATGCTAAAGGCTATTGATAAAACAATGATAATTAGTGATATAAAATTATTACAAAAAGAAGGTGGTAAAAGTGGTCAATTTAAACGAGATTAA
- a CDS encoding NifS family cysteine desulfurase, with the protein MREIYLDNNATTMIDPEVFNLMQPFLQQTYGNPNSLHRFGQATHKALNEALNKLYDGLGASELDDIIVTSCATESINWVMKGIYFDEILNKEKNEIITSSVEHPAVLASLNFLEKKLGVKVTYLPVNSEGTCNVEDLKDAISDKTALVNIMWANNETGMIFPIKECASIAHEHNALFHTDATQAVGKIRVNFKEVGVDYASFSAHKFHGPKGVGGLYIRQGLKLTSLLHGGEHMGGRRSGTLNVAGIVGMAEALRLANLMLNYENSHIRKLRDKLEDEILKIDDVSVIGNRDNRVPNTILASIKGVEGEAMLWDLNKNGIAASTGSACASEALESNPIMEAIGAAPDLAHTALRLSLSRFNTEDEIDFAAEQIKKAANRLREISSTYAYSPKEM; encoded by the coding sequence ATGCGTGAAATTTATTTAGATAATAACGCTACAACGATGATAGACCCAGAAGTTTTTAATTTAATGCAACCATTTTTACAACAAACTTATGGAAATCCAAATTCACTACATCGTTTTGGCCAAGCAACACACAAGGCTTTAAATGAAGCGCTTAATAAATTATATGATGGTTTAGGCGCAAGCGAACTTGATGATATTATAGTTACTTCTTGTGCAACTGAAAGTATAAATTGGGTTATGAAAGGTATTTATTTTGATGAAATTTTAAACAAAGAAAAAAATGAAATTATTACCTCAAGCGTAGAACACCCAGCTGTTTTAGCATCTTTAAATTTTTTAGAAAAAAAATTAGGAGTAAAGGTTACTTATTTACCTGTTAATAGCGAAGGTACCTGTAATGTAGAAGATTTAAAAGATGCAATTAGCGATAAAACTGCTTTAGTAAATATTATGTGGGCAAATAATGAAACTGGTATGATTTTTCCAATAAAAGAATGTGCAAGTATTGCTCACGAACACAATGCTTTATTTCATACTGACGCAACTCAAGCAGTAGGAAAAATTAGAGTAAATTTTAAAGAAGTCGGAGTTGATTATGCTTCTTTTTCAGCACATAAATTCCACGGTCCAAAAGGAGTTGGCGGACTTTATATTAGGCAAGGATTAAAACTTACTTCTTTATTGCACGGTGGAGAACATATGGGCGGAAGAAGAAGTGGAACGCTAAATGTAGCAGGAATTGTAGGAATGGCAGAGGCTTTAAGATTAGCTAATCTTATGCTAAATTATGAAAATTCTCATATTCGCAAATTAAGAGATAAGCTTGAAGATGAGATTTTAAAAATAGACGATGTTAGTGTTATTGGCAATAGAGATAATCGTGTACCAAACACTATTTTAGCAAGTATTAAAGGTGTTGAAGGCGAGGCTATGCTTTGGGATTTAAACAAAAATGGTATAGCAGCTAGTACGGGCAGTGCTTGTGCTTCAGAAGCTCTTGAAAGCAATCCGATTATGGAAGCAATAGGAGCTGCACCTGATTTAGCACACACAGCTTTAAGACTTAGTTTAAGCCGTTTTAATACAGAAGATGAAATAGATTTTGCAGCAGAACAAATAAAAAAAGCTGCAAACAGATTAAGAGAAATTTCAAGCACTTACGCTTACAGCCCAAAGGAGATGTAA
- a CDS encoding iron-sulfur cluster assembly scaffold protein, with amino-acid sequence MAKKNLISGSIWDEYSQKVQDLMNNPKHMGQLTLEDAQKTGTRLIVADFGAESCGDAVRLYWLVDEKNDVIVDAKFKSFGCGTAIASSDTMAGLCIGKTVDEAVKITNIDVEFAMRDEPNTPAVPPQKMHCSVMAYDVIKAAAAQYKGINPEDFENEVIVCECARVSLATIKEVIRLNDLKSVEEITQYTKAGAFCKSCVRPGGHEKREYYLVDILAETRAQMDKERLAKSEFSDNFDELTVVKQLKVVEELLDREIRPMLHMDGGDLEVIDIQKGADRMIDIYIRYLGACSGCASGSGGTLYAIENILQEQLSSSIRVIPV; translated from the coding sequence ATGGCAAAAAAGAATTTAATAAGTGGTTCAATTTGGGATGAATATTCACAAAAGGTTCAAGATTTAATGAATAACCCTAAACATATGGGGCAATTAACATTAGAAGATGCGCAAAAAACAGGAACTAGATTAATAGTGGCTGATTTTGGTGCTGAAAGCTGCGGAGACGCAGTAAGGCTTTATTGGCTTGTAGATGAGAAAAACGATGTGATTGTTGATGCTAAGTTTAAGTCTTTTGGTTGTGGAACAGCTATTGCAAGTAGTGATACAATGGCAGGGCTTTGCATTGGTAAAACTGTTGATGAAGCGGTAAAAATTACAAATATTGATGTGGAATTTGCTATGAGAGATGAGCCAAACACCCCTGCAGTTCCACCTCAAAAAATGCACTGCAGTGTAATGGCGTATGATGTTATTAAAGCAGCAGCAGCACAGTATAAAGGTATAAATCCAGAAGATTTTGAAAACGAGGTTATAGTATGTGAGTGCGCTAGGGTATCTTTAGCAACTATAAAAGAAGTTATTAGGCTAAATGACTTAAAAAGCGTGGAGGAAATTACTCAATACACTAAAGCAGGAGCTTTTTGTAAATCCTGTGTAAGACCTGGTGGGCATGAAAAAAGAGAATATTATTTAGTTGATATTCTTGCAGAAACAAGAGCGCAAATGGATAAAGAACGCCTTGCAAAAAGTGAATTTAGTGATAATTTTGATGAATTAACAGTTGTAAAACAGTTAAAAGTGGTAGAAGAATTGCTAGATAGAGAAATTCGTCCAATGTTGCATATGGATGGCGGAGATTTAGAAGTTATTGATATTCAAAAAGGCGCTGATAGAATGATAGATATTTATATCCGTTATTTAGGTGCTTGTAGTGGCTGTGCTAGTGGTAGCGGTGGAACTTTATACGCTATTGAAAATATACTACAAGAGCAACTTAGCTCAAGTATTCGTGTAATTCCTGTTTGA